The genomic segment ACCCGCGTGCCGTGGTCTGGGACGAGGCTGAAAACCGCCTGCATGCACAAAAAGCCCTGATAGAATTCCTGCTCAATCAGACACAGAAATAGCGTCAGTCAAACGCGGTTAATCCCTGCGAGACGACTTGGTTGCGGCCTTGCTTCCGGGCCTCGACAACCAGAGCATCGGTGCGATGTAACAAGGCATCCACCGATTCCGACGGCTGGTACTGAACAACCCCGGCAGAAATGGTTACCGAAATCATACCCTCTGCCATTGGCTGTTCAGCAATTCGTTTGCGAATCCGCTCAACCACCTGCTCACCCGCAATTAACTGGGCTCCAGACAACATCAAGGCAAACTCATCCCTGCCGAAACAGGCCACCTCATCCACCTCACGTACGATCACAAGCATCAGTTGGGCCACATCTGCCAACATCTGTTCAACCCGGAACTCACCAAATTCAGTGCAAACTTCGTCAAAATGATCGATTTCAACCAGCGCAACCACAAACGGACTGCCATCCCGGCGGGACATGGCACGCTTGTCCATCAGCGTTTTAACAAAGTGACGGCGATTGATCAGCCCCGTCGTTTCATCCCGAGTCGACAGCTCTTCAATTCTGGCGAGCGCCAAGCGCAACTCACGGTTCTTGCGGCCTAAAGCATCCCGCAATAATACAAATTCACGCCCCACTATCCCGAACGACATCACCGCCAAGGTAAAGGCTATCCCCAACAACAGTTCACGTACCGATTCAAATGGCCCGGTAGCGCTATATTGCAGCGTCAGCACAGCCCCTGAATAACAACCGACAATCAGCAAGCAAATTCCCATCAGCGCACGCCATCCCAGCCCCAGAATGCCAAAAGGAAGCATCGCCAAATAAGCCATCATCATCATCTGATGCACCGACGGGACGATCACAATCGCCAAGGTGACAAACATGATCGACCACACCAGATAGGGTAATGTCAGGCCGGAATCTCGGTAACTCAGGCTACGTCCACTCCAGAACCAGTAACTGATTAAAATCAGCCCACACCAGAACGCTATGGCCAGCTCTATCATCCAAGCAGTGTCCCCGAACAACGTCCCCCCAAAGCCATACAACAGCGTAAACAACAAGGCACCAACCAGTGCCAATGCATGACGTCGATAGATATCCCGATATAAATGATTCACCTGATAAATCCTTATCCTGCAAGAAAACTGACGCAAAAAAAAGCTGATGCCATGTTGTTGTCAATCACCGGCAGAAGTACCTGCAGAAGAGATTGTCCGGGTCAGTCAGAGCCATTCAGCAGACGGCATGACCAACACTTGGGTCACCAACACCGGATAGAACACCGTATTCCACCTCAATAATGACATACCCAACGACTGGCAGATGGATCAAGTGAACAGAATACTGCCAAAGTCAAAACCAAGTATTTCACGTAACCACCAGAATCAGCTACCGGCATACAAGCCAATTACCAAAGCAAAAATTGTCTGTCCGAATACGGCTTGATCCGACCAACGTACGGCGGCTACAAACCCCGACCAAGCCCAAGCAGCGGTATTGCAACCGTCCGGGGTACATTACTCTATCGCCCAATTCTGTAGCGCAGGAAAAATCATTCCGTGCTTCCAGAATTCT from the Candidatus Thalassolituus haligoni genome contains:
- a CDS encoding GGDEF domain-containing protein yields the protein MNHLYRDIYRRHALALVGALLFTLLYGFGGTLFGDTAWMIELAIAFWCGLILISYWFWSGRSLSYRDSGLTLPYLVWSIMFVTLAIVIVPSVHQMMMMAYLAMLPFGILGLGWRALMGICLLIVGCYSGAVLTLQYSATGPFESVRELLLGIAFTLAVMSFGIVGREFVLLRDALGRKNRELRLALARIEELSTRDETTGLINRRHFVKTLMDKRAMSRRDGSPFVVALVEIDHFDEVCTEFGEFRVEQMLADVAQLMLVIVREVDEVACFGRDEFALMLSGAQLIAGEQVVERIRKRIAEQPMAEGMISVTISAGVVQYQPSESVDALLHRTDALVVEARKQGRNQVVSQGLTAFD